The following are from one region of the Lytechinus variegatus isolate NC3 chromosome 4, Lvar_3.0, whole genome shotgun sequence genome:
- the LOC121412546 gene encoding uncharacterized protein LOC121412546, with the protein MLATNRMASGFSASSDDTRCEGCFTEDTAHVSYRVLVRQKLCDGCAIDKESSINAAEWFCQKHVMDKAKIFCLTHDAPICEACAITTHSKSTCTLGDVDDTLKERKEDLARLIEMSKENEETFNNQVKSVEEEVEGLEQHFSMEEEKLRLAYEREEKKLKDAFGDRQRKLKDVSARLREMTGYIKDQPDKKCKELVEMRARAEELLTSKSDLMKEFRDVSSSLTCLTAQANTKIDMKVVMKKVTGVAQKVSFAKSDNQQIGTIDVPVETWVQNDEYNPEIGKISYMMGAIAGTEIVIKDTEKHAIYVVNIETKIKKKVIKGNSPYDLWRCVPLRDTARRIVCGSNEGEVVICDRSWKPLIVITVDEEEKKSVGGEKSSVCVAVNKDGLILANAVGSGTIGIYSPEDGKAVASIDIGTPIYDICALSSGHVVVLNECVEGIDISVLDDSGKILASKHCHGEGIKSLVVDRGHDLIYLLSWDRHHSDYKVSVLSTSAEFVAERVAVCEPSFYSPSCAIPRPDRMVIYTDGKVLSFRKTNRGLHQLLAEIKLKE; encoded by the coding sequence ATGCTCGCAACCAACAGAATGGCATCAGGCTTTTCTGCTTCATCGGATGATACACGGTGTGAGGGTTGCTTCACTGAGGACACAGCTCATGTTTCCTACCGAGTCCTAGTGAGACAGAAACTCTGCGATGGATGTGCCATAGATAAAGAAAGTTCTATCAATGCAGCAGAATGGTTCTGTCAGAAACACGTCATGGACAAGGCGAAGATCTTCTGCTTGACTCACGATGCCCCTATCTGTGAGGCGTGTGCGATCACTACACACAGCAAATCAACATGCACCCTTGGTGACGTTGATGACACTCTGAAGGAACGGAAAGAGGACCTGGCTCGGTTGATCGAGATGAGTAAAGAGAATGAAGAAACGTTTAACAATCAGGTGAAATCGGTCGAGGAGGAGGTTGAGGGTCTGGAACAGCATTTTTCAATGGAGGAGGAGAAACTGCGACTAGCCTatgagagagaagaaaagaaactCAAAGACGCATTCGGAGATCGTCAGCGAAAGCTGAAGGACGTATCCGCTAGACTTCGTGAAATGACTGGGTATATAAAAGACCAACCTGATAAGAAATGCAAAGAACTTGTAGAGATGCGGGCACGGGCCGAGGAATTGCTAACAAGCAAGAGCGATTTGATGAAAGAGTTCCGGGACGTCAGTTCATCTCTGACATGTTTAACAGCCCAGGCTAACACCAAAATTGACATGAAAGTTGTGATGAAAAAGGTCACTGGGGTGGCCCAGAAAGTTTCCTTTGCAAAGAGCGACAACCAACAAATCGGAACCATTGATGTTCCAGTCGAAACCTGGGTCCAGAACGATGAATACAATCCTGAAATCGGAAAGATCTCCTACATGATGGGCGCTATCGCTGGCACTGAAATAGTCATCAAAGACACAGAAAAACACGCTATCTATGTCGTTAATATCGAGACCAAAATCAAGAAGAAAGTGATTAAAGGCAACAGTCCATACGATTTGTGGCGATGTGTGCCACTGAGAGACACTGCTCGTAGAATCGTTTGTGGGTCTAACGAAGGTGAGGTGGTCATTTGTGATCGTTCTTGGAAACCGCTCATCGTCATTACCgtagatgaagaagaaaagaagagtgTAGGCGGTGAGAAGTCTTCTGTATGCGTTGCTGTAAACAAAGATGGTCTGATCCTCGCCAACGCAGTCGGATCTGGAACGATCGGGATCTATAGCCCTGAAGATGGTAAAGCGGTTGCATCCATTGACATTGGGACTCCAATATACGACATTTGTGCTCTCTCATCGGGACATGTCGTCGTCCTCAACGAGTGTGTCGAAGGTATTGATATCTCGGTCTTGGACGACTCCGGTAAGATCCTTGCTTCAAAGCATTGCCATGGGGAAGGAATCAAGAGTCTAGTTGTAGACCGCGGACATGACCTTATCTATCTGCTCTCTTGGGACAGACACCACTCAGATTACAAGGTCTCAGTCTTGTCAACTTCTGCTGAGTTTGTTGCAGAACGAGTAGCCGTGTGTGAGCCATCGTTTTACAGTCCAAGTTGTGCCATTCCTAGACCTGATAGAATGGTCATCTACACCGATGGAAAGGTACTCTCCTTCCGGAAGACAAACAGGGGACTCCATCAACTTCTTGCTGAGATTAAACTTAAAGAATAA